Proteins encoded by one window of Methylosinus sp. PW1:
- a CDS encoding ABC transporter permease has protein sequence MPEGGKRRRLTRGEMLVIAAPYAWIALFFLAPFALIVKISLSHPAQTRPPYEPVFDGANVAGFFEKLSQLGLDAYRGLAEDSLYLDSYLSSLTIAGAATLICLLIAYPFALAIARAPRGWRTILIGFAVAPFWTSFLIRVYAWITLLKDEGIINHALMALGLIDAPVPMFATSGAVVVGIVYSYLPFMLLPLYAAIEGQDASLREAAADLGATPWQVFTTVTLPLSRRGIVAGALLVFIPSVGEFVIPDLLGGSDTLMIGHTLWNDFFANRDWPAASAAAVALLALLLIPILLYERAQLREGAR, from the coding sequence ATGCCGGAGGGCGGCAAAAGACGCAGGCTCACGCGCGGGGAGATGCTGGTCATCGCCGCGCCCTACGCCTGGATCGCGCTGTTCTTCCTCGCGCCCTTCGCGCTGATCGTCAAAATCTCGCTGTCGCATCCTGCGCAGACGCGGCCGCCCTATGAGCCCGTCTTCGACGGCGCGAACGTCGCCGGCTTTTTCGAGAAGCTCTCGCAGCTCGGCCTCGACGCCTATCGCGGCCTCGCCGAGGATTCGCTCTATCTCGACTCCTATCTCTCCTCGCTGACCATCGCCGGCGCCGCGACGCTGATCTGCCTTCTCATCGCCTATCCTTTCGCGCTCGCCATAGCGCGCGCGCCGCGCGGCTGGCGCACCATTCTCATCGGCTTCGCCGTCGCGCCTTTCTGGACGAGCTTTCTGATCCGTGTCTACGCCTGGATCACGCTGCTGAAGGACGAAGGGATCATCAATCATGCATTGATGGCGCTCGGCCTCATCGACGCGCCGGTCCCGATGTTCGCGACCAGCGGCGCGGTGGTCGTCGGCATCGTCTATTCCTATCTGCCCTTCATGCTGCTGCCGCTCTATGCGGCGATCGAGGGGCAAGACGCGTCGCTGCGCGAAGCCGCCGCCGATCTCGGCGCGACGCCATGGCAAGTCTTCACGACCGTCACTCTGCCGCTGTCGCGCCGCGGAATCGTCGCCGGCGCGCTGCTCGTCTTCATTCCCTCGGTCGGGGAATTCGTCATTCCCGATCTTCTCGGCGGCTCCGACACTCTGATGATCGGCCACACGCTCTGGAATGATTTCTTCGCCAATCGCGATTGGCCGGCGGCCTCCGCCGCGGCAGTGGCGCTGCTGGCTCTGCTGCTCATTCCCATTCTTCTCTATGAGCGCGCGCAATTGCGCGAGGGCGCGCGATGA